The stretch of DNA TCAGTGAGCTGCTCACTGACAGCAGCCTCTTGTACTGACCCGCCCCGTTTGGCTGAAGCTAACAAGTCAAGTAAGGGGTCAGCGTCCGGGTCGCCCCCAGGCAGGCCACATACAGCCAGTACTGAGTCCCCTCGTTCATGATAGGCTTTAATCATGTTTATATGATACACCTTCTGTCGTTTCCTACCGTCCCCCCGGGCCACTACGTAATTTACATCGTTCCGGCGCTGTAGCACCGTGAATGGCCCCTCTCAGGCAGCCTGAAGTTTATTCTGCCGCAGGGGAATGAGTGCCATCACCTTCTGCCCGATGTCATATActctctccctggcagtgcgATCGTACCAGTACTTCTGACTGCTTTGGGCATCCTCCAGGTTCTCCTTGACTAACCCCACTAATTTCTGCATCTTATCTCGGAACTTGAGGACGTAATCCACTACAGACGTTTCAGGGGTGTTTAATCTTCCCTCCCACTCTTCCCGGATCAAGTTAAGGGGCCCCCGGACCCTACGTCCGTAGagtagctcaaagggagagaagccagtggatgCCTGCGGCACCTCCCTGTACGCAAACAGGAGGTGGGGCAGGAATCGCTCCCAGTCTCTCCCCTGAGACTCCACAAAGGTTTAAATCATTTGTTTAAGGGTCCCATTAAATCTCTCACACAGGCCATTCGTTTGAGGGTGGTAGGGGCTGGATTTGAGCTGCTCTACTTGTATTTTCTCGCTAAGGCTTTGCATTAGATTGGACATGAATTGCGTGCCCTGATCAGTGAGCATTTCCTTAGGGaatcctaccctagaaaaaatgccTAGTAAGGCATCGGCAACCTTGTCTGCCCGTATGGAGGTGAGGGCTACGGCTTCAGGGTATCTCGTGGCATAATCCACCACAGTAAGGATATACTTCTTTCCGGAGCTACTGGGGATAGCTAGGGGACCCACAAGGTCTACTGCTATGCGCTCAAAGGGTTCCCCTATGATGGGAAGGGGTACTAGAGGGGCATGACCGGTATCCCCACTTTTCCCCACCTTTTGACATGTATGGCAGGTGCGACAGTAATCCGCCACATCTGTACCCAGGTTCGGCCAGTAAAAGGTATGAGCTAACCGCGCCTTGGTCTTGGTCACCCCTAAGTGTCCTGCTAATGGTATCTCATGCGCTATCCTTAGTAACTGTCCCCAAAATTCCCAAGGCACTATCAACTGCCTGTCAGCTGCCCAGGGTTCCTGTTTGCTATTAGGAACCGTTTCCCGGTACAGCTTCCCTGTATCCCAGTACACCCGCTCCTTGTCAGACTCAGAGGGGGATTTTCCTGCAAGGCCTCTCATTCCTTCTAAGGTTCGGTCTGTCTGCTGGGCCTTTTGAAAGGCCTGACTTCGCCCTACTTCCTCAGCAGTCTGGGTTTGGCCTTGCTCGTCACTTCTTCCCTGAACAGTCTGATCGGTGGTCAGGGGCTGCAATAGGAGGTCCCCGGTGCCCCCCCTTCTGTACAACCCTTGTCACTCATCTCCCCCGGGTCCCTGGTGTATGTCAGTGCCTGGACGTGTGTGGTGGGCTCCTGCACCTGGGCAGCCTGTGGTTGGGTCACAGCAGTCTCATACTGGGAAATCATTTTCCCCAAATCATTTCCTAGTAACACATTGGCAGGAATATCATCAATTATCCCCACCTCCCGCATACCTTTACCCGCACCCCAATCCAGGTAAACTTTTGCTACCGGCAAATCATGGTGGCCCCCACCCGCCACCCCCAAATGCAGAATCCGTCCAGGAATGATTTCCTCGGGTCCCACCACCCCTGGCCGCACCAGGGTAACGGTGCCACCTGAGTCCCTCAGTCCTTGGGTGAGTCTCTGACCCACCGTCACTGGTTGCAGGTGGGCATCTCTGTTCTCCTGTATCCCAGACACCACATAGGCACCTGGGTGCCCTGTTGAGGGGCGATCCGCTTCGGGGGCCGTGGCAGGCTTCTTCCTGTCCGGGCAGTCAATGCTGATGTGCCCCGGCTTTTGACAGGTGAAACAATGGCGGGTATATCCCTGTCCGGGTGGgcgaacccccccacccccagatgaAGCCCCAGCAGGCTTAAAAGGCGGCCGTGAAAGGGTTTCGGGGGATTTACCCCCCTTCCACCCCGGGACCCCCTTGTTAACCTCTGGATTCCGGTTAGCCACATATGAATCCGCAAGCTTGCCGGCCTCTGTGGCTGACTTAGGATCTCGGTCCTTaacccactctctcacttcagGTGGGCAAAGGGTTAAAAATTGCTCATGAACCACGAGATCCAATAACCCCTCAAAGCTTTCAACTTCCTGCCCTCCAACCCATTGCTTGCACAGAGATGTCAGACGCCCCACCAGCTCAGAAAAGCCGCTGGGACCCTCGTGCTGAAGGGCCCTGAACTTTTGCCTGTGGGTTTCAGGGGTGACGTTGAAACGGTGCAGCAATGCAGCTTTGATGGCCTCGTAATCTTGGTCCAGGTGCTCCGGCAAATCTGCGACGACATTCATGGCTCTTTCATTCAGGGTGGGTGTAAGATATGCCGCCCACCGGGCACGTGGCAACTGATGCTGCCTGCAGGTTTTTTCAAACCCCCGCAGGAAAGTGTCCAGATCCCCATCTTTCGCCAGGCTTGGGAAATGCTCCATCCGTGGCCTGGACGGGCTGGAATCTCCGCTGCTGGGTGCTGGCGATTCCCTCTGGAGCTTGGCAAGTTCCAGCTGGTGCCTTAGGTCCGCCGCGTATCTCGCGTCCTCCTGTTCTGCAGCATATCTCACTGCGTCACGTTCTGAAGcttgtctttctctttctgcgtcacgttctgcagcatatctcgcaTACTCCcgttctgcagcatatctcgctgcgtcacgttctgcagcatatctcgctgcgtcacattctgcagcatatctcgctgTGTCACGTTCTGCAGCTTGTCTTTCTGCTTCGCGTTCTTGGAACTGGAGGATGAGCTGCAATCGCGTTGCGTCATCTGCTGGTCCTAGGTACTTGAGAGTAGTTTGCAAGTACACATCCAAGGCACTGGCAGGCTGAGAACTGCTGGAGTCCTCGGAATATGATAGTCCTGGGTTCCTTGACCCGTGGGCAATTTCCAGGGCTAAGCCACCCTCCGTTCCGCTGCTGTGGTCGTCCTGGCCCAGTGTAGCATCTTGCTCAGTATCTTTCTCCAGCAAGATTTGTACGAGCTCTTCTTTATTTTTACCCAGACATTGGAgatcacgctcctcacacagagccatCAGTGCCTCTTTTGTCTGGCGTCGGTATAAAGCAGCCATATTCACTACACTTTACTCAAAATAAAAAGATAGCAAAAGAaaaccaggaggggggggggacgaagctgtctgcttgtatgttttataaaaatagcaCTGAGTAATCGCTTTGGGGTActgagctgtgatctctcgcaaGACTCACACAGGTCAGTCACTTTTTAATGTTTCGTTTATCCCACAGGCGTAAACGCAAACCACTAAAAAGCTCTGATATTAACAAAATTACAAATTGTTATCCCACCGCTATGCCACCATTTGTCACGTAAGActccctgctagcacgcgacctgcatacgggacaagggttaataccgacgctcgcaagcgtacccactcttcacccactcaggggtccctcaaatgggttATATCTCTCCTCaaaccgtcccaatataccaccgtcacgaacagcacacaagtgagcacgtgactttagatatgcaaccagggttaatacacaaaggcttctctagcaacccccctttctcctctgcaaggaaccagcgagttagtattaaccccccactcaattgcacatcataaccatccactgccaccacctgaggttatgcagatatgataaaagatcttagactaaaatatccgcatgggcctcaggtccctgtttattataggaattAAAACTATGCCCTctaacacacaatcagttgtagtaacatgtgcctgaatttagcaagttattctctccagcgtgcacaaagttcattcagagcccaaagcattacttattaaatggtttaatatatataaaaatacagtgcttgaattacagaaaaggtattacaaaataaacatacaatataaggcagagcagcttcttaaaataaaaggggtaaaacagaaaatcctatacagtacgttaccacatgctatggatttttcccagagaggcactggttcagaagatgaggtctgccatgctatccaagcatgcccctggtcagatctgacttgtaacaatctcccccagacttagatacaatacTTAAAGGCACCGGCATCagcccacccctttctacagaatactttgaagctgctcttctttgattaaaacaattgacaccttgagtgggctattgtgaggattctggagtcacgccactcacggcgtgctcctcacttacctgcagctccgtctgggtctcccgcggcgcacgtggactccggaagcaagccgccgacagctgttcctcctatgcgcgcgcgcgcacgtcttcctctctcttctgccctcggagcagggcgtgggtccgcgcacgcagccgatggcactgcttcacggaggcgcggccacacggaggcgctcccgcctcttaaaggcacaacacctcttttgatggccatcaccaaatacacttaaatgacttgcctaggcgccacagttcCCTAATAAATACACGGTGTTGTGATCAGATTCAAACAataaatataatgaaaataaataatgttacccaacaggatacttctcaaaccttccagggaaatatgctttgatttcccacaggtacagtcgtagttgtttgtggaaagtgagcgaccccgtcaggaatacaacatgtaaataaaaaacatataaagcaataattgtgcagtattgtgattattttttggcttgttcaagaatcttggctcttggggaaaacctacttacagcaacatagaagaaaattcgcatttgtctgactctgtcaggtagtggagaaatgatgaggtttctttaagctgtacttatatccccacttggTCTTGACTCATATGGATAAGCTCAGAGTTGGTAAGATTCAAATTCCCATCTCATCTAGCTGCAGCTGCTTTGAAGAGAAGACTCCAGATTCCAGCCGTTTGAATTCACCCGCGATTCCTCTCCCAGCGTGCCACAGCCTACTTCCTTTGGATACGATCAGCCGTTCagagggacgtgacgtcacacgccattgccggcagcaggactggggatagaggaggacggggagaagcgacagcgggcgcacacagcgctaaagatacctttatgtgcattatacacatgtacagagtgtgagtacatgtcttttaaCTTGCTATCTATTAAATCCTGTTCTACAACCTACACTATCGGTCTatttctctgctctttgtccacatataccttatgggaatttgaatcttaccaactctgagcttatccatatgagtcaagaccaagtggggatataagtacagcttaaagaaacctcatcatttctccactacctgacagagtcagacaaatgcgaattttcttctatgttgctgtaagtaggttttccccaagagccaagattcttgaacaagccaaaaaataatcacaatactgcacaattattgctttatatgttttttatttacatgttgtattcctgacggggtcgctcactttccacaaacaactacgacatcaccaaatacagtcaggttgctgggctttatggctcctcccctgggactccttctggacctatacctgctgtaacctggccttttcacacacctccaccttgctgcgctgctattggatcctctctcttatatataccttgcagagtcactgactcgttggctgagcatagaaccagttgttctcacctctctctgcctccttattctatttcgcagacttcctcgtgaactgaaccggcttccgctacgtcttcctgtacctctggcatcccgaactcggcatacggctacacgactctccgcacctctggcatcccgatcctggcttacggtaaacgacaacgtccctctctctaaccccggacttggctaacggcctctctacctaccgtacctctcctaccccgatccggaatcccagaccactcttcaatcaagacgtgccctcgtggctgtgggtggcgttatttcctatcccacctcagcaccgcggtcccgtcttgtttgtggtgagcacatccttacattatgctcagcccaacaaacatggaccccgctgaggtggagcgcactttaaacgcccatactgctcttttttccagactagagacttatctAGACCAAGCAGATAAACGGACGGATACGTTGCAGCAAAGCGTCCATGCCCTTACTCTTCAGGTTCGAGCCCTCACTCAGCAACCTTCACCCGTGGCAGCTCCTGTACCGGCTAGTCCTGCTCCGACACCTCCGTCTGCCCCGGAACCACGAATTCCGCCTCCCAGACACTAtgcgggggatccccaaggatgccggggtttcattaaccaatgtctcgtccaatttcgtctctctccctctcgctttgtgtcttctgtctccagggttggctacatctactcccttctcaccgaccaggcactggcgtgggcctcccccatttgggaacaacagggtgctatcacacaggacatcgatctcttcgtcgaggaattccgaagagtcttcgatactcccgcttctgctcttcaccacataacccagggagatcgttcggttgccgtgtatgctgtggagttccgcactcttgctgctgagacaggtTGGAATAATGAGGCCCTATCTTCTGCATTCTAGCAAGGTCTGTCTGaaaccctaaaggatgagcttgccgcgcgagatcgtcccactaacctggaggagttgatcgctctgtccattcgtgtggatcagcgtctgctggagcggagatacgagcgttctcattaccgtcaacgggtttcaagaactcttgctccctccttcgtggctccgttacctccttccggggacattccagaacccatgcagttgggaggcAACAGGCTGTCTCCTGCTGAGAAACAGCGTCTGCGCAAGGCcggtctttgcatgtactgtggcaattccggtcacgctgtatcccagtgtcctcacaaaccgggaaacgccagctcccaatgagatcccggagagtttcgttgggaatattgacactttctcccatcgtccagaacatccttcccaccaggataatctTGCCCATTACActttctggagaggggtttcacactcaggcacgagcgttcattgactccggttctgcaggtaatttcattgatgagacttttgctagactgaacaatatccctttgatcaacaggaggacgccggtaggactggaggccattgacggtcgaccgcttaaaccagcatttatcacgctacagacggtgcctcttctactgcagttcgtcaacgtccatacggagatcattaccctcgatgtaatccacactccttctgctgagctgattttgggtcttccttggcttcaacttcataatcctcgaatcgactggacggatcaggaacccatccagtgggctccttcttgtgccaagacatgtacccagATTTTCCAGAGGATTGGTGGATTGTCTACCCTATCTGAGaagattaactccttaccctctgtgtactgggaattccgtgatgtattCGACAAGGCCCgctccgaggttctacctccgcaccgttcttttgattgtcctattgacctacttccgggcgcacctcttcccagggcaagatcctatcctctctctctcccagagacaagggccatgaacacttacattgctgagaacttagagaggggtttcatcagaaaatcatcttccccggtcggagcaagcttcttctttgtcaagaaaaaggacggttctctccgcccatgcatagactaccggggtttgaataatatcactcgtaaaaatcgctaccctctgcctttgattccggaactcttcgaccgtctccagggagcaactatcttttctaaactggatctaagaggtgcctacaatttagtaaggatacgagagggggacgagtggaagactgcttttaacacccatgacggccactacgaatatctggttatgccgtttggtttgtgcaacgcaccagcagttttccaggattttgtcaacgagatttttcgggacattctgaactcatttcttattgtttatttggatgacatcctcattttttctaaatccactcaagaacacatcaaacatgttcaacaagtactgttacgtcttcgggagaaccatctttttgcgaagctggagaaatgtcagttccacctcaaatcagtggcatttttgggttacgtcatctcggactccggtttcaatatggatccagaaaaacttaaggctattctggactggcctcgtccgactactcttagagccgtgcaacgctttttaggttttgcaaactattatcgacgtttcatccgcaatttttcgtccaccgtatctcccataactgccctcaccaagaagggTGCAGATACTTCGTCTTGGTCGGAGACCGCCATAAGGGCGTTTGATCTGCTAAAgagggcttttgtgtctgctcccatcctcacccacccagatcctaaactcccatttaccttggaggtggatgcttcggacattggggctggggctgttctgtcccagagaacatctcccttagccagactgcacccatgtgcgtttttctcgaagagattttcgtccgctgaacggaattatgatgttgggaatagggagcttttggcgatcaagttggctttagaggagtggagacatttcttagagggtactgagacacccattaccattctgacggatcataagaatctcctctacctagaaggggcacggcgtttgaacgctcgacaagcccgctgggctttgtttttttcacgatttaattttctcatctccttcattcctggctccaagaatctaaaggcggatACCCTATCGCGACAGTTCCTGGCAGAGGACAGGTCTGAGGAGCAGCTTGAGTCTATTATTCCTTCTAGTTGTATCCTGTCCGCTAATTCATTTGATAtcatgggcaagattcaatccgaacaGTCACGGACTCCTGAGGGACTCagggttccggagggaagactctacacggcacctcaacaccgcaagaaggttctcgagtggtgtcattcctctaaatcagcaggacacccagggatacggaagaccaacgacctggttcaacgtactttctggtggccagagagggctaaagatgtggaggagtttgtcaaagcgtgtagtatttgcgctcgcaacaaggtacctcggGTCAGACCTGCTGGTCTTCTGctacctttacccattccagaccgtccctggaaccatatttctatggacttcattgtagagcttccagaatccaaaggaaaaaatacgattctggtggtcatcgatcgtttttccaaacagtcgcaccttgttcctttgaggggtttaccgaattcctccaggctggcagatgtcttcattcaggagatttttcgtcttcacggagtaccttctaccattgtctcggatcgtgggtctcaattcgtgtcgaggttttgacgtgccttttcccagaagttggggatttcgcttcagttctctt from Ascaphus truei isolate aAscTru1 chromosome 6, aAscTru1.hap1, whole genome shotgun sequence encodes:
- the LOC142498008 gene encoding uncharacterized protein LOC142498008; the encoded protein is MAALYRRQTKEALMALCEERDLQCLGKNKEELVQILLEKDTEQDATLGQDDHSSGTEGGLALEIAHGSRNPGLSYSEDSSSSQPASALDVYLQTTLKYLGPADDATRLQLILQFQEREAERQAAERDTARYAAECDAARYAAERDAARYAAEREYARYAAERDAERERQASERDAVRYAAEQEDARYAADLRHQLELAKLQRESPAPSSGDSSPSRPRMEHFPSLAKDGDLDTFLRGFEKTCRQHQLPRARWAAYLTPTLNERAMNVVADLPEHLDQDYEAIKAALLHRFNVTPETHRQKFRALQHEGPSGFSELVGRLTSLCKQWVGGQEVESFEGLLDLVVHEQFLTLCPPEVREWVKDRDPKSATEAGKLADSYVANRNPEVNKGVPGWKGGKSPETLSRPPFKPAGASSGGGGVRPPGQGYTRHCFTCQKPGHISIDCPDRKKPATAPEADRPSTGHPGAYVVSGIQENRDAHLQPVTVGQRLTQGLRDSGGTVTLVRPGVVGPEEIIPGRILHLGVAGGGHHDLPVAKVYLDWGAGKGMREVGIIDDIPANVLLGNDLGKMISQYETAVTQPQAAQVQEPTTHVQALTYTRDPGEMSDKGCTEGGAPGTSYCSP